In a single window of the Desulfocurvibacter africanus subsp. africanus DSM 2603 genome:
- a CDS encoding glycosyltransferase family 2 protein: protein MKVSCVIVSFNSEKWLHKAIASVVAQNFDLHEIIIADDGSTDSSRDIIQAWASANSRVRGILRESNLGTSANRDLAIRDCQGDFVSTLDGDDYYYPDKISSEAALVRAHGGQCVACSAFHWVDLEGRVLKIMDFEFLNALSRLDQLSGFVLRAFPLPRDMLFSKKIYLESGGFDHKAALYEDWDFKLRLFRAGAIWKASNVPGLAWRRHPGGGSNTGPEDHLYWTLATLYKNRDWLEKELGRNLVKQAVVARFAPFLPA from the coding sequence ATGAAAGTCTCCTGCGTGATCGTCAGCTTCAACAGCGAAAAGTGGCTGCACAAGGCTATTGCCAGTGTTGTTGCGCAAAATTTCGACTTGCATGAGATCATCATAGCCGATGATGGCTCCACGGATTCGTCCAGGGACATAATCCAGGCCTGGGCCAGTGCGAATTCCCGCGTAAGGGGGATACTCAGGGAATCCAATCTCGGGACATCCGCAAACAGGGACTTGGCTATTCGTGACTGCCAGGGGGATTTCGTCAGCACACTGGATGGCGATGACTATTACTACCCGGACAAGATCTCTTCCGAGGCGGCATTGGTCAGGGCGCATGGCGGGCAATGCGTGGCTTGTTCAGCATTTCATTGGGTGGACTTGGAAGGGCGGGTGCTCAAGATTATGGATTTCGAGTTCCTGAACGCCCTGTCAAGATTGGACCAGCTTTCCGGATTCGTGCTGCGAGCCTTCCCCCTGCCTCGGGACATGCTGTTTTCAAAAAAAATCTATCTCGAGTCGGGTGGGTTCGACCACAAGGCGGCCCTGTATGAGGACTGGGATTTCAAGCTGCGGCTGTTTCGCGCGGGCGCCATATGGAAAGCCAGCAACGTCCCGGGGCTCGCCTGGAGAAGACATCCAGGTGGTGGCTCCAATACGGGTCCCGAGGATCATCTCTATTGGACGCTTGCCACGCTGTATAAGAATCGCGACTGGCTCGAGAAAGAGCTAGGACGCAATCTGGTCAAGCAGGCAGTCGTGGCCAGATTCGCCCCTTTCCTGCCCGCCTGA
- a CDS encoding DUF2914 domain-containing protein: protein MRKSIVLFAAILAMVLTTCPAFAQVLVVEAALCEDVVNREPVDLITSTDQSMLPVVEAGKTGQIFLWTKIKASEETVVVHSWYKENPDVAELGPDLHPMTEIELRIHPSDGFRTWSTTSLMPGVSEGMWRVTVTTAADPNNILYQEAFQVK, encoded by the coding sequence ATGAGAAAGTCCATTGTGCTCTTTGCCGCGATCCTTGCGATGGTGCTGACGACTTGTCCCGCATTCGCCCAGGTCCTGGTTGTCGAGGCCGCTCTATGCGAGGATGTTGTGAATCGAGAGCCAGTGGACCTCATCACCTCAACCGACCAATCCATGCTGCCCGTGGTGGAAGCAGGCAAGACCGGACAGATTTTCTTATGGACCAAGATCAAAGCATCCGAGGAAACCGTGGTGGTGCATTCCTGGTACAAGGAGAATCCTGACGTGGCCGAACTCGGACCGGATCTGCACCCCATGACCGAAATCGAGTTGCGGATACACCCAAGCGACGGATTCCGCACCTGGAGCACCACAAGCCTTATGCCCGGGGTCTCCGAGGGTATGTGGCGCGTGACCGTGACCACTGCCGCCGATCCGAACAATATCCTTTACCAGGAAGCCTTCCAGGTAAAGTAG
- a CDS encoding histidine phosphatase family protein, with the protein MHNIGHEIWLIRHGQSMANAGEMTTAPGSAGLTDLGRRQAAMIAKAIPRKPERIIVSPYDRTRQTARPSMARFPDTAVEEWPLQEFTYLLPAKYNGTTLEQRRPMENEYWSRLDPAYVEGRGTESFLGMLDRVEAAWERLRQMQGFTLLFSHGQIIRAFFMLLFEGFLDYRQDTGRAMSMFLGLRTGLFIPNGSIMRIVLSEENAVPVLSPLSMAHIPPELRSR; encoded by the coding sequence ATGCACAACATAGGTCATGAGATCTGGCTCATTCGCCATGGCCAAAGCATGGCTAATGCGGGCGAGATGACCACTGCTCCAGGCTCGGCCGGCTTGACCGATCTGGGTAGGCGTCAGGCCGCCATGATCGCCAAGGCCATCCCCAGGAAGCCGGAGCGTATCATCGTCAGCCCGTATGATCGCACCCGCCAGACCGCCAGGCCGAGCATGGCGCGTTTCCCGGACACGGCCGTGGAGGAATGGCCGCTGCAGGAGTTCACCTACCTCTTGCCTGCGAAATACAACGGCACGACTCTGGAGCAGCGCAGGCCCATGGAAAACGAATACTGGAGCAGGCTAGATCCAGCCTATGTGGAAGGTCGGGGCACCGAGAGCTTCCTGGGCATGCTCGATCGGGTGGAAGCCGCCTGGGAGCGGCTCAGGCAAATGCAGGGATTCACGCTGCTCTTCAGCCATGGGCAGATCATACGCGCCTTTTTCATGCTGCTCTTCGAGGGCTTTCTTGATTACCGCCAGGACACTGGACGGGCCATGAGCATGTTTCTGGGGTTGCGCACGGGGCTGTTCATTCCCAATGGCTCGATTATGAGGATCGTTCTGTCCGAGGAGAACGCGGTTCCAGTGCTCAGCCCCTTGTCCATGGCGCATATCCCGCCCGAGCTGCGCTCGCGTTGA
- a CDS encoding DUF3096 domain-containing protein — translation MYINLHNMQAIIALACGVLILIMPKLLNYIVALYLIILGVMGIVRF, via the coding sequence ATGTACATCAACTTGCACAACATGCAGGCGATCATCGCACTCGCATGCGGCGTTCTCATTCTCATCATGCCCAAGCTGCTCAACTACATCGTGGCCCTGTATCTTATCATATTGGGCGTCATGGGCATCGTACGCTTTTAG